One segment of Streptomyces sp. TG1A-8 DNA contains the following:
- a CDS encoding type ISP restriction/modification enzyme, whose translation MPSVTHDDAPPLADLMPWSVAPLRPGRAWPTAPDPACLRARWDALLKARGPDREALFEPTRSRTLHTAVGQLPGRVGGTERLARAEGPCAEPVRVLAAPFDEQWLIPDHRLLDAARPELWRVADGRQVFVVETGAGSAEGAALLATSLLPALRAGRVRPLYRRPGGTEPNVAPGLAEHLSDRLGERVTALDLLAWILAAVRPDLTVPLTGDAGLWTRGVELGRRTLWLMRRDGERPRLPGGRRPYVRAPLPARPLTLRYDRDEETLHLDGGRVSPVPPQAWDHRVAGVRVLEAWFTARTAPAAPGTLAAIRPAVWPQSWTSELLELITVLTLLAEVRPLRVGPAVASPVTRTDLGRAGVLPPPSASRRPASVLGHREEGPEGQFALL comes from the coding sequence ATGCCCAGCGTGACGCACGACGACGCTCCGCCGCTGGCGGACCTCATGCCGTGGTCCGTCGCACCGCTGCGGCCGGGCCGCGCCTGGCCGACGGCGCCCGACCCGGCGTGCCTGAGGGCCCGTTGGGACGCCCTGCTCAAGGCCCGGGGACCGGACCGGGAGGCGCTGTTCGAACCCACCCGCTCCCGCACGCTGCACACCGCCGTGGGACAGCTGCCGGGCCGGGTGGGCGGCACGGAGCGGCTGGCGCGGGCCGAGGGGCCCTGCGCGGAGCCCGTGCGCGTCCTGGCGGCGCCCTTCGACGAGCAGTGGCTGATCCCGGACCACCGGCTGCTCGACGCGGCCCGCCCGGAGCTGTGGCGGGTGGCGGACGGGCGGCAGGTGTTCGTGGTGGAGACGGGCGCGGGGTCCGCCGAGGGCGCTGCGCTGCTGGCGACCTCGCTGCTGCCCGCCCTCCGCGCGGGCCGCGTCCGCCCGCTGTACCGCCGCCCGGGCGGCACGGAACCGAACGTGGCGCCGGGCCTGGCGGAGCACCTGTCGGACCGCCTCGGTGAGCGCGTGACGGCCCTGGACCTGCTGGCCTGGATCCTGGCGGCGGTCCGCCCGGACCTGACCGTGCCGCTCACCGGGGACGCCGGGCTGTGGACGCGGGGCGTCGAGCTGGGACGCCGGACGCTGTGGCTGATGCGGCGCGACGGCGAACGGCCCAGGCTCCCCGGCGGCCGCCGCCCGTACGTCCGCGCGCCGCTTCCCGCGCGCCCCCTGACCCTCCGCTACGACCGCGACGAGGAGACCCTCCACCTCGACGGGGGCCGCGTCTCCCCCGTGCCGCCGCAGGCCTGGGACCACCGGGTGGCCGGAGTCCGGGTCCTGGAGGCCTGGTTCACCGCCCGCACCGCCCCGGCCGCCCCCGGCACCCTGGCGGCGATCCGTCCCGCGGTCTGGCCGCAGTCCTGGACGTCGGAACTCCTGGAGCTGATCACGGTCCTGACCCTGCTGGCGGAGGTCCGTCCGCTGCGCGTCGGACCGGCGGTGGCCTCGCCGGTGACGAGGACGGACCTCGGCCGGGCGGGCGTCCTCCCGCCCCCCTCCGCCTCCCGCCGCCCCGCCTCGGTCCTGGGCCACCGGGAGGAGGGGCCGGAGGGCCAGTTCGCGCTGCTCTAG
- a CDS encoding DUF4118 domain-containing protein: MARGKLRIYLGAAPGVGKTYAMLAEAHRRVERGTDCAVAFLEHHNRSRTEALLHGLEQVPRKEIVHRDAVFTEMDVDAVLRRAPAVALVDELAHTNVPGSRNAKRWQDVEELLAAGIDVISTVNIQHLESLGDVVESITGVRQRETVPDEVIRRADQIELVDMSPEALRRRMAHGNIYRADKVDAALANYFRPGNLTALRELALLWVADRVDAYLTEYRSEHRVSAIWGSRERIVVGLTGGPEGRTLIRRAVRLAEKGAGGEVLAVYISRSDGLTAASPKELALQRILVEDLGGTFHHVIGDDIPAALLDFARGVNATQIVLGVSRRKSWQYVLGPGVGTTVARASGPDLDVHLITHDKVGKGRGLPAARGARLGRSRVVSGWLVGVLGPVLLTWLLTRVAPDVGLANDVLLFLALTVAAALLGGLFPALASAVVGSLLLNWFFTPPVHTLTIADPKNIFAIVVFVSVAVSVASVVDLAARRTHQAARLRAESEILSFLAGNVLRGETGLEALLEQVRETFGMESVALLERTGEANPWTCAGSVGPQPAEIPEDADVDVPVGDNMALSLRGRLLPAADRRVLAAFAAQAAVVLDRRRLREEADRAKELAEGNRIRTALLAAVSHDLRTPLAGIKAAVSSLRSDDVDWSEEDEAQLLEAIEDGADRLDQLVGNLLDMSRLQTGTVTPIIRETDLDEVVPMALGGVPEDSVDLDIPETLPMVHIDRGLLERAVANIVENAVKYSPPHKKVLVSASALGDRVEVRVVDRGPGVPDEAKSGIFEPFQRYGDAPRGTGVGLGLAVARGFAEAIGGTLDAEDTPGGGLTMVLALRTAPQRRAKQADLWTATT, translated from the coding sequence ATGGCACGCGGCAAACTCCGGATCTACCTCGGCGCGGCACCCGGCGTCGGCAAAACGTACGCGATGCTGGCGGAGGCACACCGCCGTGTCGAACGGGGCACCGACTGCGCCGTCGCCTTCCTCGAGCACCACAACCGATCGCGCACCGAGGCGCTGTTGCACGGCTTGGAGCAGGTGCCCCGCAAGGAGATCGTCCACCGGGACGCCGTCTTCACCGAGATGGACGTGGACGCCGTTCTGCGCCGCGCCCCCGCAGTCGCCCTGGTCGACGAGCTGGCCCACACCAACGTGCCCGGCTCGCGCAACGCCAAGCGCTGGCAGGACGTGGAGGAACTGCTCGCCGCGGGCATCGACGTGATATCGACCGTGAACATCCAGCATCTGGAGTCGCTGGGCGATGTGGTCGAGTCGATCACCGGGGTACGGCAGCGTGAGACCGTCCCCGACGAAGTCATACGGCGGGCCGATCAGATCGAGCTGGTCGACATGTCCCCGGAGGCGCTGCGCCGCCGCATGGCGCACGGCAACATCTACCGAGCGGACAAGGTCGACGCGGCCCTGGCCAACTACTTTCGGCCCGGCAACCTCACCGCCCTGCGAGAGCTGGCACTGCTGTGGGTGGCCGATCGGGTCGACGCATATCTGACCGAGTACCGCAGCGAGCACCGCGTCTCGGCCATCTGGGGTTCGCGTGAGCGCATCGTCGTCGGCCTGACCGGCGGGCCCGAGGGGCGCACCCTCATCCGGCGGGCCGTGCGACTGGCCGAGAAGGGCGCCGGCGGTGAGGTGCTCGCCGTCTACATATCCCGCAGCGACGGCCTCACCGCCGCCTCCCCGAAGGAGCTGGCCCTCCAGCGCATTCTGGTCGAGGACCTCGGCGGCACCTTCCACCACGTCATCGGCGACGACATACCGGCCGCCCTCCTCGACTTCGCCCGGGGAGTGAACGCCACCCAGATAGTCCTCGGCGTCTCCCGGCGCAAGAGTTGGCAGTACGTCCTCGGGCCGGGCGTCGGAACCACGGTCGCCCGCGCCTCCGGCCCCGACCTCGACGTCCACCTCATCACGCACGACAAGGTAGGTAAAGGCCGCGGACTGCCCGCGGCGCGCGGAGCGCGCCTGGGACGCTCGCGCGTGGTCAGCGGCTGGCTGGTCGGCGTACTCGGCCCTGTCCTGCTTACCTGGCTCCTTACGCGGGTAGCGCCGGACGTCGGCCTCGCCAACGACGTGCTGCTCTTCTTGGCCCTGACGGTGGCGGCGGCCCTGCTGGGCGGTCTCTTCCCGGCGCTGGCCTCTGCGGTGGTGGGATCGCTGCTGCTCAACTGGTTCTTCACCCCGCCCGTGCACACCTTGACGATCGCCGACCCGAAGAACATCTTCGCCATCGTCGTCTTCGTCAGCGTGGCCGTCTCGGTGGCCTCGGTGGTCGACCTCGCGGCCCGGCGCACCCACCAGGCCGCCCGGCTACGCGCCGAGTCCGAGATCCTCTCCTTCCTGGCGGGCAACGTCCTGCGCGGCGAGACCGGCCTCGAGGCTCTCCTGGAGCAGGTCCGCGAGACCTTCGGCATGGAGTCGGTGGCACTGCTGGAACGGACCGGCGAGGCGAACCCCTGGACCTGCGCCGGCAGCGTGGGACCGCAGCCCGCCGAAATCCCCGAGGACGCGGACGTCGACGTCCCCGTGGGCGACAACATGGCCCTCTCCCTGCGCGGCAGGTTGCTGCCGGCCGCCGACCGCCGGGTGCTGGCCGCGTTCGCCGCCCAGGCCGCAGTCGTCCTGGACCGCCGACGGCTGCGTGAGGAGGCCGACCGGGCCAAGGAACTCGCCGAGGGCAACCGCATCCGCACCGCTCTGCTCGCCGCCGTCAGCCACGACCTGCGCACCCCGCTCGCCGGTATCAAGGCCGCAGTGTCCTCCCTGCGCTCCGACGACGTCGACTGGTCCGAGGAGGACGAGGCGCAACTGCTGGAAGCCATCGAGGATGGCGCCGACCGACTCGACCAGTTGGTCGGCAACCTGCTCGACATGTCCCGGCTCCAGACCGGCACCGTCACCCCCATCATCCGCGAAACCGACCTCGACGAGGTCGTGCCCATGGCACTCGGCGGGGTGCCCGAGGACAGCGTCGACTTGGACATCCCCGAAACGCTGCCCATGGTCCACATCGACCGGGGACTGCTGGAGCGGGCCGTCGCCAACATCGTCGAGAACGCCGTCAAGTACAGCCCGCCGCACAAGAAGGTCCTGGTATCGGCGAGCGCCCTCGGCGACCGGGTCGAGGTAAGGGTCGTCGACCGCGGGCCCGGCGTCCCCGACGAGGCCAAGAGCGGGATATTCGAACCGTTCCAGCGGTACGGCGACGCGCCCCGCGGCACCGGCGTCGGCCTCGGCCTCGCGGTCGCCCGTGGCTTTGCCGAGGCCATCGGCGGCACCCTCGACGCCGAGGACACGCCCGGCGGAGGCCTGACCATGGTCCTCGCCCTGCGGACGGCACCACAGCGGCGTGCGAAGCAGGCGGACCTCTGGACAGCAACGACCTGA
- the hmgA gene encoding homogentisate 1,2-dioxygenase — MHGDARKTAEGLSYLAGFGNEHASEAVPGALPEGRNAPQRAPLGLYAEQLSGTAFTEPRARNRRSWLYRIRPSAAHPAFTRTGNGAVRTAPFTETVPDPNRLRWNPLPEPPAGTDFLAGLWTLGGNGDAGLRAGMAVHLYHANASMERVFSDADGELLIVPERGGLLLRTEFGLLHVEPAQVALVPRGVRFRVELLDASARGYVCENYGAPFQLPDLGPIGANGLANPRDFRAPVAAYEDVEGPVEVVNKFCGNLWTATYDHSPLDVVAWHGNHVPYVYDLRRFNVIGSISYDHPDPSIFTVLTSPSDTPGLAGVDFVVFAPRWLVGEDTFRPPYFHRNVMSEYMGLVEGAYDAKAEGFVPGGGSLHNMMSAHGPDRDTFDRASAAELRPQKVDDGLAFMFETRWPVALTPQAAGAEHLQQGYDDVWRGLERHFRTP, encoded by the coding sequence ATGCACGGGGACGCGCGGAAGACCGCCGAGGGACTGTCGTACCTCGCCGGGTTCGGCAACGAACACGCCTCCGAGGCGGTGCCGGGCGCGCTGCCCGAGGGCCGCAACGCGCCGCAGCGGGCGCCGCTCGGCCTGTACGCCGAGCAGTTGAGCGGTACGGCCTTCACCGAGCCGCGGGCCCGCAACCGCCGCTCCTGGCTGTACCGGATCCGCCCCTCGGCCGCGCACCCGGCGTTCACCCGCACCGGCAACGGCGCGGTGCGCACCGCCCCCTTCACCGAGACGGTGCCCGACCCCAACCGGTTGCGCTGGAACCCGCTGCCCGAGCCGCCCGCCGGCACGGACTTCCTGGCCGGCCTGTGGACGCTGGGCGGGAACGGCGACGCGGGCCTGCGCGCCGGGATGGCCGTGCACCTGTACCACGCCAACGCCTCGATGGAGCGGGTCTTCTCCGACGCCGACGGGGAGCTGCTGATCGTGCCGGAGCGGGGCGGGCTGCTGCTGCGCACCGAGTTCGGACTGCTGCATGTGGAGCCCGCACAGGTGGCACTGGTTCCGCGTGGGGTGCGCTTCCGTGTGGAGCTGCTGGACGCGTCCGCGCGCGGCTATGTGTGCGAGAACTACGGGGCACCGTTCCAACTGCCCGACCTCGGCCCGATCGGCGCCAACGGCCTGGCGAACCCCCGTGACTTCCGCGCACCGGTGGCGGCGTACGAGGACGTGGAGGGCCCGGTGGAGGTGGTGAACAAGTTCTGCGGCAACCTCTGGACGGCCACGTACGACCACAGCCCCCTGGACGTGGTCGCCTGGCACGGCAACCATGTGCCGTACGTCTATGACCTGCGCCGTTTCAATGTGATCGGCAGCATCTCCTACGACCACCCGGACCCGTCGATCTTCACCGTGCTGACCTCCCCGTCGGACACCCCGGGCCTGGCGGGCGTCGACTTCGTGGTCTTCGCGCCGCGCTGGCTGGTGGGCGAGGACACCTTCCGGCCGCCGTACTTCCACCGGAACGTGATGAGCGAGTACATGGGCCTGGTGGAGGGCGCCTACGACGCGAAGGCCGAGGGTTTCGTGCCGGGCGGCGGCTCGCTGCACAACATGATGTCGGCGCACGGGCCCGACCGGGACACCTTCGACCGGGCGAGCGCGGCGGAGCTGAGGCCGCAGAAGGTCGACGACGGACTGGCGTTCATGTTCGAGACCCGCTGGCCGGTGGCGCTCACCCCGCAGGCGGCCGGGGCGGAGCACCTGCAGCAGGGGTACGACGACGTGTGGCGGGGTCTCGAACGCCACTTCCGCACGCCGTGA
- a CDS encoding class F sortase, with the protein MAPRRRGRRPWYRTRAYRLARTALLAVVLVAVGVRSGEHDGARGPLRAAGRGTAPDSARADGRGAGRDGTGPDRAAPRPAPPPRPLARSRPTSLRIPSLGIDAPVVAVRLDGDRQLATPPVDRPRLVGWYEGGPTPGEPGTAVAVGHRDTRTGPAVFAALAQVEPGRRIEARRADGRTAVYTVDRVKVFDKAGFPDEEVYGPVRRPELRVLTCGGLFSRRTGYTGNVVVFAHLTATR; encoded by the coding sequence ATGGCGCCGCGTAGGCGCGGGCGCAGGCCCTGGTACCGGACGCGCGCCTACCGCCTCGCCAGGACGGCCCTGCTCGCGGTCGTCCTGGTGGCGGTGGGCGTCCGGTCCGGGGAGCACGACGGGGCCCGGGGACCCCTCCGGGCCGCGGGACGGGGCACCGCCCCGGACTCCGCCCGCGCCGACGGGCGCGGCGCCGGCCGGGACGGGACCGGCCCGGACCGCGCCGCGCCCCGCCCGGCACCCCCGCCCCGTCCGCTGGCCCGGTCCCGGCCGACGTCCCTGCGCATCCCGTCCCTGGGCATCGACGCGCCCGTCGTCGCCGTCCGGCTCGACGGCGACCGGCAGCTGGCGACCCCGCCGGTCGACAGGCCCAGGCTGGTCGGCTGGTACGAGGGCGGCCCCACCCCGGGGGAGCCCGGCACCGCGGTCGCCGTCGGCCACCGCGACACCAGGACGGGCCCCGCCGTCTTCGCCGCGCTCGCCCAGGTCGAGCCCGGCAGGCGTATCGAGGCCCGGCGCGCCGACGGCCGCACCGCCGTCTACACCGTGGACCGGGTGAAGGTCTTCGACAAGGCCGGCTTCCCGGACGAGGAGGTCTACGGCCCGGTCCGGCGCCCGGAGCTGCGCGTGCTCACCTGCGGGGGCCTGTTCAGCAGGCGCACCGGCTACACGGGCAACGTGGTCGTCTTCGCCCACCTGACCGCCACGAGGTGA
- a CDS encoding molybdopterin oxidoreductase family protein: MSRTALRICPLCEATCGLTLTIEGTRVTGARGDREDVFSKGFVCPKGASFGAVDGDPDRLRTPLVRRDGALREATWEEAFDAVAAGLRPVVERHGPDSLGVVLGNPNAHTMAGALYPGVLLGALRTRSLFTASTVDQMPKHVSSGLLFGDAHAIAVPDLDHTGHLLLIGANPLESNGSLCTAADFPGKLRALRARGGRLTVVDPRRTRTARLADRHVAIRPGTDALLLAAMATVLFEEDLTDPGDLAPHVQGVDEVREALRDFTPEAVAGACDVDAGLIRTLARDLAAAPTAAVYARIGSCTVPHGTLASWLVDVLNVLTGNLDRPGGALFPQAATDRTPRPAGPGRGFALGRWHSRVRRLPEAKGELPLSALAEEIDTATEEGEPVRALVVLAANPVLSAPDGDRLGKALDALDFMVSVDPYLNETSCHADVVLPPPPPSQSPHHDFVFNTFAVRHQVRYSRPAVPLEAGCMAETEIWARLILAVTGRHGADPAAVDRAVIEQTLGKAVREPHSPVHGRDPGELAARLHGDTGPERRLDLMLRLGPYGDGFGARPGGLTLRELLAHPHGIDLGPLRPRLPQPLKTRSGKVELLPEPIAGDLPRLRAALRERPAGLVLVGRRHLRSNNSWMHNVPALTGGSNRCTLHLHPEDAERLGVRDGEPVRVKGAGGGVTVPAEVTDEVRRGVVSLPHGWGHHRPGTRLGHAATVPGVNVNQLLDGSLLDPLSGNAVLNGVPVEVSAVPGTPAPVG; the protein is encoded by the coding sequence GTGTCCCGCACCGCCCTGCGAATCTGCCCCCTGTGCGAGGCCACCTGCGGGCTGACCCTCACCATCGAGGGCACCCGTGTCACCGGCGCCCGCGGCGACCGCGAGGACGTCTTCAGCAAGGGCTTCGTCTGCCCCAAGGGCGCCTCCTTCGGCGCCGTCGACGGCGACCCCGACCGGTTGCGCACCCCGCTCGTCCGCAGGGACGGCGCGCTGCGCGAGGCCACCTGGGAGGAGGCCTTCGACGCGGTCGCCGCCGGCCTGCGCCCGGTCGTGGAGCGCCACGGTCCCGACAGCCTCGGCGTGGTCCTCGGCAACCCCAACGCGCACACCATGGCCGGCGCCCTCTACCCCGGCGTCCTGCTCGGCGCGCTGCGCACCCGCAGCCTGTTCACCGCCTCCACGGTCGACCAGATGCCCAAGCACGTCTCCAGCGGGCTGCTCTTCGGCGACGCCCACGCCATCGCGGTACCGGACCTGGACCACACCGGCCACCTGCTCCTCATCGGCGCCAACCCGCTGGAGTCCAACGGCAGTCTGTGCACCGCCGCCGACTTCCCCGGCAAGCTCAGGGCGCTCAGGGCCCGCGGCGGCCGGCTCACCGTCGTCGACCCGCGCCGCACCCGCACCGCCAGGCTCGCCGACCGCCACGTGGCGATCCGCCCCGGCACCGACGCCCTGCTGCTCGCCGCGATGGCCACGGTGCTCTTCGAGGAGGACCTGACCGACCCCGGGGACCTCGCCCCGCACGTGCAGGGCGTGGACGAGGTCCGCGAAGCCCTGCGGGACTTCACCCCCGAAGCCGTCGCCGGGGCCTGCGACGTCGACGCCGGCCTCATCCGCACCCTCGCCCGCGACCTGGCCGCCGCCCCCACCGCGGCCGTCTACGCCCGCATCGGCAGCTGCACCGTCCCGCACGGCACCCTGGCGAGCTGGCTGGTCGACGTCCTCAACGTCCTCACCGGCAACCTCGACCGGCCGGGAGGCGCCCTGTTCCCGCAGGCGGCCACCGACCGGACCCCGCGCCCGGCCGGCCCCGGCCGGGGCTTCGCGCTCGGCCGCTGGCACTCGCGGGTGCGCCGGCTGCCCGAGGCCAAGGGGGAGTTGCCGCTCTCCGCGCTCGCCGAGGAGATCGACACCGCCACCGAGGAGGGCGAACCCGTCCGCGCGCTGGTCGTGCTCGCCGCCAATCCGGTGCTGTCCGCCCCCGACGGCGACCGCCTCGGCAAGGCCCTGGACGCACTGGACTTCATGGTCAGCGTCGACCCGTACCTGAACGAGACCTCGTGCCACGCGGACGTCGTCCTGCCCCCGCCCCCGCCCTCCCAGAGCCCGCACCACGACTTCGTCTTCAACACCTTCGCCGTGCGCCACCAGGTCCGCTACAGCAGGCCCGCCGTCCCCCTGGAAGCGGGCTGCATGGCCGAGACGGAGATCTGGGCCCGGCTGATCCTGGCCGTCACCGGCAGGCACGGCGCCGACCCGGCCGCCGTGGACCGGGCGGTGATCGAGCAGACCCTCGGCAAGGCCGTGCGCGAACCCCACTCGCCGGTGCACGGCCGCGACCCGGGGGAACTCGCTGCCCGGTTGCACGGCGACACCGGACCCGAGCGGCGGCTGGACCTGATGCTGCGCCTCGGCCCCTACGGCGACGGCTTCGGCGCCCGGCCCGGCGGACTGACGCTGCGCGAACTGCTCGCCCACCCGCACGGCATCGACCTCGGGCCGCTGCGCCCCCGCCTGCCGCAACCGCTGAAGACCCGCAGCGGCAAGGTCGAACTGCTGCCGGAGCCCATCGCCGGCGACCTGCCCAGGCTCCGCGCGGCCCTGCGCGAGCGGCCCGCCGGACTCGTCCTCGTCGGCCGCCGCCACCTGCGCTCCAACAACAGCTGGATGCACAACGTGCCCGCCCTCACCGGCGGCAGCAACCGCTGCACCCTGCACCTGCACCCCGAGGACGCCGAACGGCTCGGCGTGCGCGACGGGGAGCCGGTGCGGGTGAAGGGCGCCGGGGGAGGGGTGACCGTGCCCGCCGAGGTCACCGACGAGGTCCGGCGGGGCGTGGTGAGCCTCCCGCACGGCTGGGGCCACCACCGCCCCGGCACCCGGCTCGGCCACGCCGCCACCGTCCCCGGCGTCAACGTCAACCAGCTCCTGGACGGCAGCCTGCTCGACCCGCTGTCGGGCAACGCCGTCCTCAACGGGGTGCCGGTCGAGGTGAGCGCCGTGCCGGGGACGCCTGCCCCGGTGGGCTGA
- a CDS encoding GntR family transcriptional regulator, whose product MTSFAPDSIVLNRKLPLWYQVSQSLRASILGRSPQDPLRLPTEERLAEHYGVSVLTMRQALKELEDEGLISRHRRRGTFIEPGARRGAPVRLLGSVDAIVAQQSGMATELLGHGRAAVPGELAEYFPGLAEVATYHRLRSDEKTGEPTNHARNHVRPELAARIDLEDLVRWPMTKVLRDVAGADIGRITDTVEARLADPETARLLRVPLLSPILHYTGVTYDAAGRALDVAVIHYRGDRFSFTVTLDAN is encoded by the coding sequence GTGACCTCCTTCGCCCCGGATTCGATCGTCCTGAACCGCAAGCTGCCGCTCTGGTACCAGGTGTCGCAGTCGCTGCGCGCCTCGATACTCGGGCGCTCACCGCAGGACCCGCTGCGCCTGCCCACCGAGGAGCGGCTGGCGGAGCACTACGGGGTCAGCGTGCTGACCATGCGCCAGGCGCTGAAGGAACTGGAGGACGAGGGGCTGATCAGCCGGCACCGGCGGCGCGGCACGTTCATCGAGCCGGGGGCGCGGCGCGGGGCGCCGGTGCGGCTGCTCGGCTCGGTGGACGCGATCGTGGCCCAGCAGTCCGGCATGGCGACCGAGCTGCTGGGGCACGGCAGGGCTGCCGTGCCCGGGGAACTCGCCGAGTACTTCCCCGGCCTCGCGGAGGTGGCGACCTACCACCGCCTGCGCAGCGACGAGAAGACCGGCGAGCCGACCAACCACGCCCGCAACCACGTCCGTCCCGAACTGGCCGCGCGGATCGACCTGGAGGACCTGGTCCGCTGGCCGATGACGAAGGTGCTGCGGGACGTCGCGGGCGCGGACATCGGCCGCATCACGGACACCGTGGAGGCCCGGCTCGCCGACCCGGAGACCGCGCGGCTGCTGCGGGTGCCGCTGCTGAGCCCGATCCTGCACTACACGGGCGTGACGTACGACGCCGCGGGCCGTGCGCTGGACGTGGCGGTCATCCACTACCGGGGCGACCGGTTCTCCTTCACGGTCACCTTGGACGCCAACTGA
- a CDS encoding aldehyde dehydrogenase family protein, producing MKAHDGLYIDGVWRPAGSRDVIEVVNPADEQVIGRVPAGGAADVDGAVRAARAALPGWAATPPAERAARLAALRDVLAARKDEIAATVTAELGSPLPFSQAVHASVPIAVAGSYAELAAAHSFEERVGNSTVLHEPVGVVAAITPWNYPLHQIVAKAAPALAAGCTIVLKPAEDTPLTAQLFAEAVHEAGLPAGVFNLVTGLGPVAGQALAEHPDVDMVSFTGSTAVGRRIGAVAGAAVKKVALELGGKSANVILPSADLARAVNVGVANVMANSGQTCSAWTRMLVHREQYAEAVELAATAAAKYGDRIGPVVNAKQQQRVRGYIEKGIAEGARPVAGGPEAPREKGYFVSPTVLADVTPGMTVAQEEIFGPVLSVLRYEDEDDALRIANGTVYGLAGAVWAGDESEAVAFARRMDTGQVDINGGRFNPLAPFGGYKQSGVGRELGAHGLAEYLQTKSLQF from the coding sequence ATGAAGGCACACGACGGCCTCTACATCGACGGCGTCTGGCGCCCCGCCGGGAGCCGTGACGTGATCGAGGTCGTGAACCCGGCCGACGAGCAGGTCATCGGCCGGGTCCCGGCGGGCGGCGCCGCGGACGTCGACGGCGCGGTGCGCGCGGCGCGCGCCGCCCTGCCCGGCTGGGCCGCCACGCCCCCCGCCGAGCGGGCCGCCCGCCTGGCCGCCCTGCGGGACGTCCTGGCGGCGCGCAAGGACGAGATCGCCGCGACGGTCACCGCCGAACTGGGCTCCCCGCTGCCGTTCTCGCAGGCGGTGCACGCGAGCGTGCCGATCGCGGTCGCGGGCTCCTACGCCGAGCTGGCCGCGGCCCACTCCTTCGAGGAGAGGGTCGGCAACTCCACCGTCCTGCACGAGCCCGTCGGCGTCGTCGCCGCGATCACCCCCTGGAACTACCCCCTGCACCAGATCGTCGCCAAGGCCGCCCCGGCGCTGGCCGCCGGCTGTACGATCGTCCTCAAGCCGGCCGAGGACACCCCGCTCACCGCGCAGCTCTTCGCCGAGGCCGTCCACGAGGCGGGCCTGCCGGCCGGCGTGTTCAACCTGGTCACCGGTCTCGGCCCGGTCGCCGGGCAGGCCCTCGCCGAACACCCGGACGTCGACATGGTCTCCTTCACCGGTTCCACGGCGGTCGGCCGGCGGATCGGCGCGGTGGCCGGCGCGGCCGTGAAGAAGGTCGCCCTCGAACTCGGCGGCAAGTCGGCCAACGTCATCCTGCCCAGCGCCGACCTCGCCAGGGCCGTCAACGTCGGCGTGGCCAACGTGATGGCCAACTCCGGCCAGACGTGCAGCGCCTGGACCCGCATGCTGGTCCACCGCGAGCAGTACGCCGAGGCCGTCGAACTGGCCGCCACCGCCGCCGCCAAGTACGGCGACCGCATCGGCCCGGTCGTCAACGCCAAGCAGCAGCAGCGGGTGCGCGGTTACATCGAGAAGGGCATCGCCGAGGGTGCCCGCCCGGTCGCCGGCGGTCCCGAAGCCCCGCGCGAGAAGGGCTACTTCGTCAGCCCGACCGTCCTCGCGGACGTGACCCCCGGCATGACCGTCGCCCAGGAGGAGATCTTCGGCCCGGTCCTGTCGGTCCTGCGCTACGAGGACGAGGACGACGCCCTGCGCATCGCCAACGGCACGGTGTACGGCCTCGCGGGGGCCGTCTGGGCCGGTGACGAGAGCGAGGCGGTGGCCTTCGCCCGCCGCATGGACACCGGCCAGGTCGACATCAACGGCGGCCGGTTCAACCCCCTCGCCCCCTTCGGGGGGTACAAGCAGTCCGGGGTCGGCCGGGAACTCGGCGCGCACGGACTCGCCGAGTACCTCCAGACCAAGTCCCTCCAGTTCTGA